In a single window of the bacterium genome:
- a CDS encoding xylose isomerase — translation MTTRPTRRDFLAAGGRALAALAAGDAVLEKLGSFGATRATGLPGATGSLAHAHGPAPAPWFRISLAQWSLHRTIRAGELDHLDFVRVARQEFGIEAVEYVNTFFKDKAKDAAYLAEMNRRADGEGVYQHLIMCDGEGRLGAPDEAERKKAVENHYKWVDAAKTLDCAMIRVNAASEGTWEEQAKLAADGLRRLCEYGDQVGIDIVVENHGGLSSNAAWLAQVMRLVDHPRCGTLPDFGNFRISETETYDKYRGVQELMPFAKAVSAKSHDFDEEGNETDKDYRRLMRIVLEAGYRGWVGIEYEGRRLPEREGIRLTKQLLERVRDELAPV, via the coding sequence ATGACGACACGCCCCACTCGCCGCGACTTCCTCGCCGCTGGCGGCCGCGCGCTCGCCGCGCTCGCCGCGGGCGACGCCGTCCTCGAGAAGCTCGGCTCCTTCGGCGCCACCCGAGCGACTGGCCTCCCCGGGGCCACGGGCTCCCTCGCCCACGCCCACGGCCCGGCCCCGGCCCCCTGGTTCCGGATCTCGCTGGCCCAGTGGTCGCTGCACCGCACGATCCGGGCAGGCGAGCTGGACCACCTGGACTTCGTGCGCGTCGCGCGGCAGGAGTTCGGCATCGAGGCCGTCGAGTACGTCAACACGTTCTTCAAGGACAAGGCGAAAGACGCCGCGTACCTCGCGGAGATGAACCGCCGCGCGGACGGCGAAGGCGTCTACCAGCACCTGATCATGTGCGACGGCGAAGGCCGTCTCGGCGCGCCGGACGAGGCGGAGCGGAAGAAGGCCGTCGAGAACCACTACAAGTGGGTGGACGCCGCCAAGACCCTGGACTGCGCCATGATCCGCGTGAACGCCGCCAGCGAGGGTACGTGGGAGGAGCAGGCCAAACTCGCGGCGGACGGGCTGCGCCGGCTGTGCGAGTACGGCGACCAGGTCGGGATCGACATCGTCGTCGAGAACCACGGCGGCCTCTCGTCCAACGCTGCGTGGCTCGCCCAGGTCATGCGGCTCGTGGATCATCCCCGCTGCGGCACCCTCCCCGATTTCGGCAACTTCCGCATCAGCGAGACGGAGACGTACGACAAGTACAGGGGCGTCCAGGAGCTGATGCCGTTCGCGAAGGCCGTGAGCGCCAAGTCCCACGACTTCGATGAAGAGGGCAACGAGACGGACAAGGACTACCGGCGGCTCATGCGCATCGTCCTGGAGGCGGGCTACCGCGGCTGGGTGGGCATCGAGTACGAGGGCCGCCGGCTGCCGGAGCGCGAGGGCATCCGGCTGACCAAGCAGTTGCTCGAGCGCGTGCGGGACGAGCTCGCGCCGGTGTGA
- a CDS encoding DoxX family protein produces the protein MSTNTAALENRDRDARGVDHGVAATGEVASFTRYLVPLGRVLFALIFVNSIIGHFSSGSIAYAEQAGVPLATLLVPLSGVLAFAGGLSIALGYRARLGAWLLVLFLVPVTLKMHAFWAVPDPMMAQMQQVMFFKNVSMLGAALLIAHFGAGPVSLDARNQAKRNG, from the coding sequence ATGAGCACCAACACCGCAGCACTCGAGAACCGAGACCGTGACGCGCGCGGGGTGGACCATGGCGTGGCAGCGACGGGGGAGGTGGCGAGCTTCACGCGCTACCTGGTGCCGCTGGGCCGCGTGCTCTTCGCGCTCATCTTCGTCAACTCCATCATCGGGCATTTCTCCTCGGGGTCCATCGCCTACGCGGAGCAGGCGGGCGTTCCCCTGGCGACGCTGCTCGTCCCGCTCAGCGGTGTGCTCGCGTTCGCGGGCGGGCTCAGCATCGCATTGGGCTACCGGGCGCGGCTGGGCGCTTGGCTCCTGGTGCTGTTCCTGGTGCCCGTGACGTTGAAGATGCACGCGTTCTGGGCGGTGCCGGACCCGATGATGGCGCAGATGCAGCAGGTGATGTTCTTCAAGAACGTGAGCATGCTGGGCGCCGCGCTGCTGATCGCGCACTTTGGCGCGGGTCCCGTGAGCCTGGACGCCCGAAACCAGGCGAAGCGGAACGGGTAG
- a CDS encoding peptidylprolyl isomerase has translation MDNPLLNPRHPDNQATAPDTFRVRFETTKGAFVVEAVRAWAPNGVDRFYNLVRNGYYDDVAFFRVLENFVAQFGINGDPAVNAVWRAARIPDDPVVESNRRGYVTFAMAGPNTRTTQLFINLRDNRQLDGMGFAPIGRVVEGMEVVDALYSGYGEGAPNGQGPNQGQIQTQGNAYLRQNFPNLDYIQRATLVE, from the coding sequence ATGGACAACCCGCTGCTCAACCCCCGGCACCCGGACAACCAGGCGACGGCGCCGGACACCTTCCGGGTGCGCTTCGAGACGACCAAGGGCGCGTTCGTCGTCGAGGCGGTGCGTGCCTGGGCGCCGAACGGCGTGGACCGGTTCTACAACCTGGTCCGCAACGGCTACTACGACGACGTGGCGTTCTTCCGCGTCCTGGAGAACTTCGTGGCGCAGTTCGGGATCAACGGCGACCCCGCGGTCAACGCGGTGTGGCGCGCCGCCCGCATCCCGGACGACCCGGTGGTGGAGAGCAACCGGCGTGGCTACGTCACCTTCGCCATGGCCGGCCCCAACACGCGCACGACGCAGCTCTTCATCAACCTGCGGGACAACCGGCAGCTCGACGGGATGGGCTTCGCGCCGATCGGCCGCGTGGTGGAGGGCATGGAGGTCGTGGACGCGCTCTACAGCGGCTACGGCGAGGGCGCGCCCAACGGGCAGGGGCCGAACCAGGGGCAGATCCAGACGCAGGGCAACGCCTACCTGCGCCAGAACTTCCCCAACCTCGACTACATCCAGCGCGCGACCCTCGTCGAGTAG
- a CDS encoding aminopeptidase, protein MTILAGCAGRREPAADAAGSTAVDIHSYARPVEARVTHVELDLTADFEARRLAGTATLDIAREAGADSVVLDVKTLEIEAVTTPDGHPLPYAFGPEDPILGRALAVKLPDGVDRIVIRYATSPDAAAVQWLEPAQTAGKRRPFLFTQGQAILTRTWIPTQDSPGIRQTYSARIVVPEGLRAVMSAEMLTPDGEPVEGRRGVRAYRFRMSEPIPPYLIALAIGELEFREVGPRTGVYAEPPAIEAAAAEFAELEEMLAAAERLYGPYRWGRYDVLVLPPSFPFGGMENPRLTFATPTVLAGDRSLVSLVAHELAHSWSGNLVTNATWSDFWLNEGFTSYIENRIMEELRGPEYAAMLRVIARQDLLAAFEELGGPDAPDTRLHIDLAGRDPDDGMTSVPYDKGAAFLRTIELAAGRERFDAFLRDYFDRHAFQPMTTEGFLRELNQNLIRGDEALAAAIRAEEWVYGTGLPSNAPEERSEAFAKVDAQVQAFHDGAPISSLQTDGWSTHEWLHFLRGLDGTYDAERLRALDARFRLTQTGNSEILFEWLRIAIRNRYEPALPALDRFLVSQGRRKFLRPLYADLIATDWGRPIAEDIYRRARPGYHAVSRATIDELLGVRG, encoded by the coding sequence ATGACCATCCTCGCCGGCTGCGCCGGGCGGCGGGAGCCCGCGGCGGATGCCGCGGGCTCGACCGCTGTGGACATCCACTCCTACGCGCGGCCCGTGGAGGCGCGCGTCACGCACGTGGAGCTCGACCTCACCGCCGACTTCGAGGCCCGGCGCCTCGCGGGCACCGCGACGCTGGACATCGCCCGCGAGGCGGGCGCGGACAGCGTCGTCCTCGATGTGAAGACGTTGGAGATCGAGGCGGTGACGACGCCGGACGGTCACCCTTTGCCGTACGCGTTCGGCCCGGAGGACCCGATCCTCGGCCGCGCGCTGGCGGTGAAGTTGCCGGACGGCGTGGACCGCATCGTGATCCGCTACGCGACGTCGCCGGACGCGGCGGCCGTGCAGTGGCTCGAGCCGGCGCAGACGGCGGGCAAGCGGCGGCCGTTCCTGTTCACGCAGGGTCAGGCGATCCTCACGCGCACCTGGATCCCGACGCAGGACAGCCCGGGCATCCGGCAGACCTACTCCGCGCGCATCGTGGTGCCTGAAGGGCTGCGCGCGGTCATGAGCGCGGAGATGCTGACGCCGGACGGCGAGCCGGTCGAGGGCCGGCGGGGCGTGCGCGCCTACCGGTTCCGGATGAGCGAGCCGATCCCGCCGTACCTGATCGCGCTGGCCATCGGCGAGCTGGAGTTCCGCGAGGTCGGGCCGCGCACGGGCGTGTACGCCGAGCCGCCGGCGATCGAGGCGGCGGCGGCCGAGTTCGCCGAGCTGGAAGAGATGCTGGCCGCGGCGGAGCGGCTGTACGGCCCGTACCGCTGGGGCCGGTACGACGTGCTCGTCCTGCCTCCGTCGTTCCCGTTCGGCGGGATGGAGAACCCCCGCCTCACCTTCGCCACCCCCACGGTCCTCGCCGGCGACCGGTCGCTGGTCTCGCTGGTCGCCCACGAGCTCGCGCACTCCTGGTCCGGCAACCTCGTCACCAACGCGACGTGGAGCGACTTCTGGCTGAACGAGGGCTTCACGTCGTACATCGAGAACCGGATCATGGAGGAGCTGCGCGGCCCCGAGTACGCGGCGATGCTGCGCGTGATCGCGCGGCAGGACCTGCTCGCCGCGTTCGAGGAGTTGGGCGGCCCGGATGCGCCCGACACGCGCCTGCACATCGACCTCGCGGGCCGCGACCCGGACGATGGCATGACCTCCGTGCCGTACGACAAGGGCGCGGCGTTCCTGCGCACGATCGAGCTGGCCGCCGGGCGCGAGCGGTTCGACGCGTTCCTGCGCGACTACTTCGACCGCCACGCCTTCCAGCCCATGACCACGGAAGGGTTCCTGCGCGAGCTGAACCAGAACCTGATCCGCGGCGACGAGGCGCTGGCCGCGGCGATCCGGGCGGAGGAGTGGGTCTACGGGACGGGGCTGCCGTCGAATGCGCCCGAGGAGAGGTCCGAGGCGTTCGCGAAGGTGGACGCGCAGGTGCAGGCGTTCCACGATGGCGCGCCCATCTCGTCCCTACAGACGGACGGCTGGTCCACGCACGAATGGCTGCACTTCCTGCGCGGGCTGGACGGGACGTACGACGCGGAGCGGCTGCGCGCCCTGGACGCACGGTTCCGGCTCACGCAGACCGGCAACAGCGAGATCCTGTTCGAGTGGCTGCGCATCGCGATCCGCAACCGCTACGAGCCCGCGCTCCCCGCGCTGGACCGGTTCCTCGTCTCGCAGGGCCGGCGCAAGTTCCTGCGTCCGCTCTACGCGGACCTCATTGCGACCGATTGGGGTCGGCCGATCGCGGAGGACATCTACCGCCGCGCGCGGCCGGGCTACCACGCGGTCTCGCGCGCCACGATCGACGAGCTGCTGGGGGTGCGGGGGTAA
- a CDS encoding glutamate synthase, which translates to MQPTDVTDPQYYHKVVDCQWACPAHTNVPEYIRLIAQGRYGDAYILNRQSNVFPGILGRTCDRPCEPACRRGRVDGQPVAICRLKRVAADLREDIRDRLPRAPAQKNGKRIALVGCGPASLTVCNDLMPLGYDCTIYEKLDRPGGLMRTNIPAFRLPASVLDEEIDMILGMGVKVLYNTPVTSMKWLLEQGYDAIFVGSGAPKGKDLELPGRWDAKGNIHIGIEWLEAVHFGHVDSIGERVLVIGVGNTAMDCCRTARRLGGKDVKVMARRSRPYFKASPWELEDAEEEQVEIVENHAPKRFVVENGKLLGMEFDVVEWYDAGDGKQKARVLDTVFFPADDVILAIGQEAAFPWIERDIGIEFDEWGMPIVDPVTFQSTREGVFFGGDAAWGPKNIIWAVEHGHQAAISIHNYVNGIPLTERPPYGMNLISAKLGMHAWSYKNDYNPVGRQKMNHVELARRFDELGLEVELGFTAEQTAREVERCLNCDIQTHFTARLCIECDACVDICPVNCLTITHNGEEEDLRQRLSAPAENRAQALYVSAPLPQTGRVMVKDEDICLHCGLCAERCPTAAWDMMKFELLIPYASDLVQLTAAPRG; encoded by the coding sequence GTGCAACCCACCGACGTCACCGACCCTCAGTACTACCACAAGGTCGTCGACTGCCAGTGGGCGTGTCCTGCCCACACCAACGTCCCCGAGTACATCCGGCTGATCGCGCAGGGTCGCTACGGCGACGCCTACATCCTGAACCGCCAGTCCAACGTGTTCCCGGGCATCCTGGGCCGCACGTGCGACCGGCCGTGCGAGCCCGCATGCCGCCGCGGACGCGTGGACGGCCAGCCGGTGGCGATCTGCCGGCTCAAGCGCGTGGCCGCGGACCTGCGCGAGGACATCCGGGACCGGCTGCCGCGGGCGCCCGCGCAGAAGAACGGCAAGCGCATCGCGCTGGTCGGCTGCGGGCCCGCCTCGCTCACGGTCTGCAACGACCTCATGCCGCTGGGCTACGACTGCACGATCTACGAGAAGCTGGACCGCCCCGGCGGCCTCATGCGCACCAACATCCCTGCATTCCGCCTGCCCGCCTCCGTGCTGGACGAGGAGATCGACATGATCCTCGGCATGGGCGTGAAGGTGCTCTACAACACGCCTGTCACCAGCATGAAGTGGCTGCTGGAGCAGGGCTACGACGCCATCTTCGTGGGTAGCGGCGCGCCCAAGGGGAAGGATCTGGAGCTGCCCGGCCGCTGGGATGCGAAGGGCAACATCCACATCGGCATCGAGTGGCTGGAGGCCGTGCACTTCGGCCACGTGGACTCGATCGGCGAGCGGGTGCTGGTCATCGGCGTGGGCAACACGGCCATGGACTGCTGCCGGACGGCCCGGCGGCTGGGCGGCAAGGACGTCAAGGTCATGGCCCGCCGCAGCCGGCCGTACTTCAAGGCCTCGCCCTGGGAGCTGGAGGACGCGGAGGAGGAGCAGGTCGAGATCGTCGAGAACCACGCGCCGAAGCGGTTCGTCGTCGAGAACGGAAAGCTCCTGGGCATGGAGTTCGACGTCGTCGAGTGGTACGACGCCGGCGACGGCAAGCAGAAGGCGCGGGTCCTGGACACCGTGTTCTTCCCCGCCGACGACGTCATCCTCGCCATCGGCCAGGAGGCCGCGTTCCCGTGGATCGAGCGGGACATCGGCATCGAGTTCGACGAGTGGGGCATGCCCATCGTCGACCCGGTCACGTTCCAGTCCACGCGGGAGGGCGTGTTCTTCGGCGGCGACGCCGCGTGGGGCCCCAAGAACATCATCTGGGCGGTCGAGCACGGGCACCAGGCCGCGATCTCGATCCACAACTACGTCAACGGCATCCCGCTGACGGAGCGGCCGCCCTACGGCATGAACCTGATCAGCGCCAAGCTCGGGATGCACGCCTGGAGCTACAAGAACGACTACAACCCCGTGGGTCGGCAGAAGATGAACCACGTGGAGCTGGCCAGGCGGTTCGACGAGCTGGGGCTGGAGGTCGAGCTGGGGTTCACCGCGGAGCAGACGGCGCGGGAGGTGGAGCGCTGTCTGAACTGCGACATCCAGACGCACTTCACGGCGCGGCTCTGCATCGAGTGCGACGCGTGCGTGGACATCTGCCCGGTCAACTGCCTCACCATCACGCACAACGGCGAGGAGGAGGACCTGCGGCAGCGCCTGTCCGCGCCGGCGGAGAACCGCGCGCAGGCGCTGTACGTCTCCGCGCCGCTGCCCCAGACCGGGCGGGTGATGGTGAAGGACGAGGACATCTGCCTGCACTGCGGCCTCTGCGCCGAGCGCTGCCCCACCGCCGCGTGGGACATGATGAAGTTCGAGCTGCTGATCCCCTACGCTTCGGACCTCGTACAGCTCACGGCGGCGCCGCGAGGGTAG
- a CDS encoding 2-oxoacid:acceptor oxidoreductase subunit alpha codes for MSTATAWASAAPGLDGTPRVNDFAFKIGTVNGTGSASANSLIMHTIFRMGIPVTGKNVFPSNIQGLPTWYEIRVSRDGYTARTPVFDLVVPMNPATYARDIAEVRPGGWVLYDSTWPLDRSLLRDDVTFLGVPMGRMCNENFEGDRARTLMKNIVYTGALAALLDMDLSILNGILEEKFARKQALLEANFKAVRLGYDYVREHFDCPLPIRLEKMDATRDYVLMDGNTAAALGCVYAGATVGAWYPITPATSLMDAFQQFCERFRVDPETKQRKFVIVQAEDELAAAGIVVGASWMGARAFTPTSGPGLSLMNEFIGLAYYAEVPAVIIDVQRAGPSTGMPTRTQQGDLLLAAYASHGDTKHIVLFPADPEECFYFAVKAFDLAERFQTPVFVLSDLDIGMNDWLTPRLRWDDAYRPDRGKVLDADALERIQKFHRYLDVDGDGIAARTLPGVHPKGAYFTRGSGHNKYGAYTEDPAEYMEVMERLARKIKNAAAAVPEPEIRRTDGASLGIVTVGSGRAAVLEAMDRLRDEGIALDYMRVRGFPFGEAVAEFLAQHELNFVVEQNRDGQLRSLLLLETGVPAERLASVRYYGGFPLSAHHVIEGVLRQLGGVKA; via the coding sequence GTGAGTACCGCAACCGCTTGGGCTTCCGCAGCGCCGGGCCTCGACGGCACGCCACGCGTGAACGACTTCGCGTTCAAGATCGGCACCGTCAACGGCACGGGCTCGGCGAGCGCGAACAGCCTGATCATGCACACGATCTTCCGGATGGGGATCCCCGTCACCGGAAAGAACGTCTTCCCCTCGAACATCCAGGGGCTGCCCACGTGGTACGAGATCCGGGTCAGCCGGGACGGCTACACGGCCCGGACGCCGGTCTTCGACCTCGTCGTCCCGATGAATCCGGCCACGTACGCCCGCGACATCGCCGAGGTCCGCCCGGGCGGCTGGGTCCTGTACGACTCGACCTGGCCGCTGGACCGCTCGCTGCTGCGCGACGACGTGACGTTCCTGGGCGTGCCCATGGGCCGCATGTGCAACGAGAACTTCGAGGGCGACCGGGCGCGCACGCTGATGAAGAACATCGTCTACACCGGCGCGCTCGCGGCGCTGCTCGACATGGACCTCTCCATCCTGAACGGGATCCTGGAGGAGAAGTTCGCCCGCAAGCAGGCGCTGCTCGAGGCGAACTTCAAGGCCGTGCGGCTGGGCTACGACTACGTTCGCGAGCACTTCGACTGCCCGCTGCCGATCCGGCTGGAGAAGATGGACGCCACGCGGGACTACGTGCTGATGGACGGCAACACCGCCGCCGCGCTGGGCTGCGTCTACGCGGGCGCGACCGTGGGCGCGTGGTACCCGATCACGCCCGCGACCTCGCTCATGGACGCGTTCCAGCAGTTCTGCGAGCGGTTCCGCGTGGACCCGGAGACGAAGCAGCGCAAGTTCGTCATCGTGCAGGCCGAGGACGAGCTGGCCGCGGCGGGCATCGTGGTCGGGGCGAGCTGGATGGGCGCCCGGGCGTTCACGCCGACCTCCGGCCCCGGCCTCTCGCTCATGAACGAGTTCATCGGACTCGCGTACTACGCGGAGGTGCCGGCCGTCATCATCGACGTGCAGCGCGCCGGACCTTCCACGGGCATGCCCACGCGCACGCAGCAGGGCGACCTCCTGCTCGCCGCCTACGCGTCCCACGGCGACACGAAGCACATCGTTCTCTTCCCGGCCGACCCGGAGGAGTGCTTCTACTTCGCCGTCAAGGCGTTCGACCTGGCCGAGCGGTTCCAGACGCCGGTGTTCGTCCTGTCCGACCTGGACATCGGCATGAACGACTGGCTCACGCCGCGGCTCCGCTGGGACGACGCCTACAGACCCGACCGCGGCAAGGTGCTGGACGCGGACGCGCTGGAACGGATCCAGAAGTTCCACCGCTACCTGGACGTGGACGGCGACGGGATCGCGGCCCGTACGCTCCCCGGCGTGCACCCGAAGGGTGCGTACTTCACCCGCGGCTCGGGCCACAACAAGTACGGCGCCTACACGGAGGACCCGGCCGAGTACATGGAGGTCATGGAGCGGCTCGCGCGGAAGATCAAGAACGCGGCGGCCGCCGTCCCGGAGCCGGAGATCCGCCGCACCGACGGCGCCTCGCTCGGGATCGTGACGGTGGGGAGCGGCCGCGCCGCCGTGCTCGAGGCCATGGACCGGCTGCGCGACGAGGGCATAGCACTCGACTACATGCGCGTACGTGGCTTCCCGTTCGGCGAGGCGGTGGCCGAATTCCTCGCCCAGCACGAGCTGAACTTCGTCGTCGAACAGAACCGGGACGGGCAGCTCCGCTCGCTGCTGCTGCTCGAGACCGGCGTGCCGGCGGAGCGGCTCGCGTCCGTGCGCTACTACGGAGGCTTTCCGCTCAGTGCCCACCACGTGATCGAGGGCGTGTTGCGCCAGCTCGGAGGAGTCAAGGCATGA
- a CDS encoding recombinase RecQ, giving the protein MSEASVAERPSPDVLYERARAELRRLFGYPDFRGVQPEAIRAVLSGRDVLVLMPTGGGKSLCYQIPALVLPGLTIVVSPLISLMKDQVDALQRRGVPAAYINSTLGPAEVEERLERCARGETKLLYVAPERFGSVDFRRRMEGFRISLFAVDESHCISEWGHDFRPSYLRLGEVRKALACPAIALTATATPAVRDDILTYLNLRRPLILAGGFDRKNLSWHVVAAEDEREKDQRLLELLRRPRDGVAVVYAPTRKKVDALADMLNRAGLRAAGYHGGVSAEDRHRLQEDFMQSRTPIIVATSAFGMGIDKPDVRIVIHHAMPATLESYYQEAGRAGRDGKPAECVLLHAYRDRFTHEFLIDTRQPPEDVVRRVLAVVLERSSPRAGEPVSLSLRDLARAAQVDRGPVLAESALRMLERAGALRIEDAQRAGDPDQRVVVVDGDVDHPPSVDWRMLRRSREREYTKLEWMQRYAYTRGCRRGFVLRYFGDPAAMRYCGACDRCLAPDAGLTAGAPRPRRSLSQRVKDSLRRWRR; this is encoded by the coding sequence ATGAGCGAAGCGAGCGTCGCCGAGCGTCCGTCGCCCGACGTGCTCTATGAGCGCGCCCGCGCCGAGCTGCGCCGCCTGTTCGGCTACCCGGACTTCCGCGGCGTGCAGCCGGAGGCGATCCGCGCGGTGCTCTCGGGCCGTGACGTGCTGGTCCTCATGCCCACCGGCGGCGGGAAGAGTCTCTGCTACCAGATCCCCGCGCTCGTGCTGCCCGGGCTCACGATCGTGGTGAGCCCTCTCATCTCGCTCATGAAGGACCAGGTCGACGCGCTCCAGCGGCGTGGCGTGCCGGCCGCGTACATCAACTCGACGCTCGGACCCGCCGAGGTGGAAGAGCGGCTCGAGCGCTGCGCCCGCGGCGAGACCAAGCTGCTCTACGTGGCGCCGGAGCGCTTCGGCAGCGTGGATTTCCGGCGCCGCATGGAGGGCTTCCGCATCAGCCTGTTCGCGGTGGACGAATCGCACTGCATCAGCGAGTGGGGCCACGACTTCAGACCGTCCTACTTGCGGCTGGGCGAGGTGCGCAAGGCGCTCGCGTGCCCGGCCATCGCGCTGACGGCAACGGCCACGCCCGCCGTCCGCGATGACATCCTCACCTACCTCAACCTTCGCCGGCCCCTCATCCTGGCCGGCGGCTTCGACCGCAAGAACCTGTCGTGGCACGTCGTGGCCGCCGAGGACGAGCGGGAAAAGGACCAGCGGCTGCTGGAGCTGCTGCGGCGGCCGCGCGACGGCGTTGCCGTCGTCTACGCGCCGACGCGCAAGAAGGTGGACGCGCTGGCGGACATGCTGAACCGCGCTGGGCTGCGTGCGGCGGGATACCACGGCGGCGTGTCGGCGGAAGACCGCCACCGGCTGCAGGAAGACTTCATGCAGAGCCGCACGCCCATCATCGTCGCGACCAGCGCCTTCGGAATGGGCATCGACAAGCCCGACGTGCGCATCGTGATCCACCACGCCATGCCCGCGACCCTCGAGTCGTACTACCAGGAGGCGGGGCGAGCGGGGCGCGACGGCAAGCCCGCAGAGTGCGTGCTCCTGCACGCCTACCGGGACCGCTTCACGCACGAGTTTCTCATCGACACGCGCCAGCCGCCGGAAGATGTGGTCCGCCGCGTGCTGGCTGTGGTCCTGGAGAGGAGCAGCCCACGGGCGGGGGAACCGGTCTCGCTGTCGCTCCGGGACCTCGCCCGCGCGGCGCAGGTCGACCGCGGGCCCGTCCTCGCCGAGTCCGCGCTCCGCATGCTCGAGCGCGCCGGCGCCCTGCGCATCGAAGACGCGCAACGCGCCGGCGACCCGGACCAGCGCGTTGTCGTGGTGGACGGCGACGTCGACCATCCCCCCTCCGTGGACTGGCGGATGCTCCGCCGCAGCCGCGAACGAGAGTACACCAAGCTCGAATGGATGCAGCGCTACGCGTACACCCGCGGCTGCAGGCGCGGGTTCGTGCTCCGCTACTTCGGCGATCCCGCCGCGATGCGCTACTGCGGCGCATGCGACCGCTGCCTCGCGCCGGATGCAGGGCTCACGGCCGGCGCGCCGCGGCCGCGGCGCAGCTTGTCCCAGCGCGTGAAGGACTCGTTGCGGCGGTGGCGACGCTGA
- a CDS encoding transcriptional regulator: MNDSTGRQATTVDPTADSTMFALIHVGRALEARVEKALAEVGLSFAKHGVLRLLMEAGEPLPLGDLAARQSCVRSNMTQLVDRLEAEGLVRRVADPTDRRVIRAALTPEGRRRAVAGTREIERVRREFEASLSEADRAALGRLLAAIEA, translated from the coding sequence ATGAACGATTCGACCGGCCGGCAGGCGACGACGGTGGATCCGACCGCCGACAGCACCATGTTCGCGCTCATCCACGTGGGCCGCGCCCTCGAGGCACGGGTCGAGAAGGCGCTTGCCGAGGTCGGGTTGTCCTTCGCCAAGCACGGCGTGCTCCGCCTGCTCATGGAGGCCGGTGAGCCGCTGCCCCTCGGTGACCTGGCCGCCCGCCAGAGCTGCGTCCGCTCCAACATGACCCAGCTCGTGGACCGGCTCGAAGCCGAGGGGCTGGTGAGGCGGGTCGCCGACCCGACGGACCGGCGCGTCATCCGCGCTGCGCTCACCCCGGAGGGCCGGCGTCGCGCTGTCGCCGGGACGCGGGAGATCGAACGGGTACGCCGTGAGTTCGAGGCCTCGCTCTCCGAGGCGGACCGGGCCGCGCTCGGCCGGCTGCTGGCGGCGATCGAGGCGTGA